In the Acidobacteriota bacterium genome, one interval contains:
- a CDS encoding hydantoinase B/oxoprolinase family protein, protein MELTVLGDDRGVRICEHDAADGWVRVAGALPENLFSGCPVELKSNQEAPLLAARLITKAVNGQPLPLMTMRLATTRGTNALLERAGARVAHFITAGFEDLLKIGDQRRPDLFALHIEKPSPLPEIVIGVHERLAADGSVIEEMDRASLTPIVANLLEQGISCASITLLHGHRNPVHEQELEQILAEAGFGYVARSSALSPFQGLLRRSETCTVDAYLGPVISDYLLAVGNGLGGRESRLQVMTSAGGLVDSGAYRSMDSLLSGPAGGVVGAALVGRRCNRPRVIAFDMGGTSTDVSRFDGDFEYVFSHRVGPVELAVPALAIETVAAGGGSICRVDQGRLSVGPESAGAMPGPASYGAGGPLTLTDVNLLLGRLVAERFPIPIDLETPWVRFRELREELEAAGRGGGSDEEILEGLLRIADERMAEAIRHISVRKGVDPSGYALVAFGGAGGQHACRLAEILGMEEIFLPVDAGLLSALGLGHAVVERFAQREVLRRLDEVSCDLDGWVDELAAKAAAELTDEGVVAEAIDRRVIVELRYEGQDATLEVEPTPGEDIRRLFEGAYYRLFSYRPTDRGIEVVSLRVVASSRRPDVQTFGAEYDFDLARAHATRRQRCFIDGGWRDVPLYEASELAAGSEVTGPALVQQDHSALVVRPGWRARSLGDGSVRLKILKTGSAADRDFRTSRPKAVELELMSHRFSSIAREMGEILQRTAISTNIKEREDFSCTLLDPAGRLVVNAPHIPVHLGAMGLCVRELVDFKVPDSGDVVVTNHPAFGGSHLPDVTLAAPVHIDDRLLGYVACRAHHAEIGGVRPGSVPPNATSLAEEGVVIPPTLILEQGEPQWERIERLLREGPYPSRTPADNMADLRAMLAAILRGREGLTRLAQAVGCDHVQTHMDGLRRQAAWQIEAALERMGEGRYEGLQFLDDGSPLVAALTVRGNRAVLDFTGSAKVHGGNLNATPAIVHSVVMYVLRLLVDVELPLNEGLLEPIEIRIPRGLLNPGYDADPVSCPAVVGGNVETSQRLTDTLLEALGLAGCSQGTMNNLTFGDESFGYYETVGGGSGAVAGRDGASGVHTHMTNTRITDPEVIEHRYPVRLRRFAIRRGSGGSGRWIGGDGLVREIEFLAPLELSILSQHRVYRPYGAAGGREGEAGRQAIVGADGVRRELEGIDGCEVNAGDRLILETPGGGGYG, encoded by the coding sequence ATGGAGCTAACAGTCCTGGGGGATGATCGCGGTGTCCGGATCTGCGAGCACGACGCCGCTGACGGATGGGTTCGCGTCGCCGGAGCATTGCCGGAGAACCTGTTCTCCGGCTGTCCGGTCGAGCTCAAGTCGAACCAGGAGGCGCCGCTGCTGGCGGCGCGGCTGATCACGAAGGCGGTGAACGGTCAGCCGCTGCCGCTGATGACGATGCGCCTGGCGACGACCCGTGGGACCAATGCATTGCTCGAGCGGGCCGGGGCGCGGGTCGCACACTTCATCACCGCCGGCTTCGAAGACCTTCTGAAAATCGGCGATCAGCGGCGGCCGGATCTCTTCGCGCTCCACATCGAGAAGCCGTCGCCGCTTCCAGAGATCGTCATCGGTGTGCACGAACGGCTTGCCGCGGACGGCTCGGTGATCGAGGAAATGGACCGAGCGTCTCTGACGCCGATCGTAGCCAATTTACTCGAGCAGGGAATATCCTGTGCGAGCATCACGCTCCTTCACGGCCACCGAAATCCGGTCCACGAGCAGGAGCTCGAGCAGATTCTCGCCGAGGCGGGCTTCGGGTACGTGGCGAGATCGAGCGCCCTGAGCCCCTTCCAGGGCCTCCTGCGGAGATCGGAGACCTGCACCGTCGATGCGTATCTCGGACCCGTTATTTCGGACTACCTGCTAGCGGTCGGAAATGGCCTGGGAGGTCGGGAGTCGCGCTTGCAGGTGATGACCTCAGCGGGAGGATTGGTGGATTCCGGTGCATACCGGTCGATGGACAGCCTGCTCAGCGGTCCGGCGGGTGGCGTCGTCGGTGCGGCACTGGTGGGACGTCGCTGCAACCGGCCGCGGGTGATCGCGTTTGACATGGGCGGCACCAGCACGGATGTCTCACGCTTCGATGGCGACTTCGAGTACGTGTTTTCTCATCGGGTCGGTCCGGTCGAACTGGCGGTTCCGGCCCTCGCCATCGAGACCGTGGCCGCCGGTGGCGGGTCTATCTGCCGCGTCGACCAGGGACGATTGTCAGTCGGGCCTGAGAGTGCGGGAGCGATGCCCGGGCCGGCGAGCTACGGTGCGGGAGGACCGCTGACCCTGACCGACGTGAACCTCCTTCTCGGGCGGCTGGTGGCGGAACGATTCCCGATACCGATCGACCTCGAGACCCCCTGGGTTCGGTTCCGGGAGCTGAGGGAAGAACTCGAGGCGGCAGGCCGGGGGGGAGGGAGCGACGAGGAGATTCTTGAGGGGCTTCTGCGGATTGCGGACGAACGCATGGCCGAAGCCATTCGCCACATCTCGGTTCGCAAAGGGGTCGACCCTTCGGGATACGCCCTGGTCGCCTTCGGAGGTGCCGGGGGCCAGCATGCCTGCCGTCTCGCCGAAATCCTCGGCATGGAGGAGATATTCCTGCCCGTCGACGCGGGTCTCCTGAGTGCCCTCGGGCTCGGTCACGCCGTCGTCGAGCGATTCGCGCAGCGCGAGGTCCTGCGCCGGCTTGACGAGGTTTCATGCGATCTGGATGGCTGGGTCGACGAGCTCGCGGCAAAGGCCGCCGCCGAGCTCACGGACGAAGGCGTTGTCGCCGAGGCGATCGATCGTCGGGTGATCGTCGAGCTGCGGTACGAAGGTCAGGACGCGACGCTCGAGGTGGAGCCGACACCGGGCGAAGATATTCGGCGGCTTTTCGAGGGAGCGTACTACCGGCTGTTCTCCTACCGACCGACAGATCGCGGCATCGAGGTGGTTTCGCTTCGGGTAGTGGCGAGCAGCCGCCGACCCGACGTGCAAACGTTCGGGGCTGAGTACGATTTCGATCTGGCCCGCGCGCATGCGACGCGACGCCAGCGGTGTTTCATCGACGGGGGGTGGCGGGACGTACCGCTGTATGAGGCTTCCGAGCTGGCCGCCGGCTCCGAGGTCACCGGTCCAGCGCTGGTTCAGCAGGATCACAGCGCGCTGGTCGTGCGACCGGGCTGGCGCGCCCGATCGCTGGGCGACGGCAGCGTCCGTCTGAAGATCCTGAAAACCGGGAGTGCGGCTGATCGGGACTTCCGAACGAGCCGCCCGAAAGCGGTCGAGCTCGAGCTCATGAGCCATCGTTTCTCGTCGATTGCACGAGAAATGGGCGAGATTCTGCAGCGAACTGCTATCTCGACCAACATCAAGGAGCGGGAGGATTTCTCCTGCACTTTGCTGGACCCGGCGGGGCGGTTGGTGGTCAACGCGCCTCATATTCCGGTCCATCTCGGTGCCATGGGACTGTGTGTGCGCGAACTGGTCGACTTCAAAGTGCCCGATTCGGGTGACGTGGTGGTCACCAATCACCCGGCGTTCGGTGGTTCACACCTGCCGGACGTCACCTTGGCGGCGCCGGTCCACATCGACGATCGCCTCCTCGGCTACGTGGCCTGCCGCGCGCATCACGCCGAGATCGGTGGCGTCCGGCCCGGTTCGGTGCCGCCGAATGCGACGTCGCTGGCCGAGGAAGGCGTCGTCATCCCGCCGACCCTGATTCTGGAGCAAGGTGAACCGCAGTGGGAGCGGATTGAACGGCTCCTTCGGGAGGGGCCGTACCCGAGCCGGACGCCGGCCGATAATATGGCCGATCTGAGAGCGATGCTGGCCGCTATCCTGCGCGGGAGGGAGGGGTTGACCCGGTTGGCACAGGCAGTCGGCTGCGACCACGTGCAGACCCACATGGACGGGCTGCGCCGGCAAGCCGCGTGGCAGATCGAGGCCGCGCTCGAACGCATGGGAGAAGGGCGCTACGAAGGCCTCCAGTTCCTCGACGACGGGTCGCCTCTGGTTGCGGCCTTGACCGTTCGGGGCAACCGTGCGGTGCTCGATTTCACCGGCAGCGCGAAGGTCCATGGTGGCAATCTCAATGCGACTCCGGCGATCGTGCACTCGGTCGTCATGTACGTTCTGCGATTGCTGGTGGATGTCGAGCTGCCGCTCAATGAAGGACTGCTGGAACCGATTGAGATCCGGATTCCGCGTGGACTCCTCAATCCTGGGTATGACGCCGATCCGGTGAGCTGTCCGGCGGTGGTGGGCGGCAACGTCGAGACCAGTCAGCGGCTCACCGATACCCTGCTCGAAGCTCTCGGTCTGGCAGGTTGCAGCCAGGGGACGATGAACAACCTCACCTTTGGCGATGAGTCGTTTGGTTATTACGAGACCGTCGGTGGCGGAAGCGGTGCGGTGGCAGGCCGCGACGGCGCGAGCGGTGTCCATACCCACATGACCAACACGCGCATCACCGATCCGGAGGTGATCGAGCATCGCTATCCGGTCCGGCTCCGACGATTTGCGATACGTCGTGGTTCGGGCGGTTCGGGGCGGTGGATCGGCGGTGACGGCCTGGTCCGCGAGATCGAGTTCCTAGCACCACTCGAGCTCTCGATCCTCAGCC